The Klebsiella sp. RHBSTW-00484 genome includes a window with the following:
- a CDS encoding sugar ABC transporter substrate-binding protein, which yields MSQKMKLLPIALGLLSLASVNALAADALSLQGKTIGVAVVGTQHFWDREAYKGATEEVEKLGGKVIGVDGGRDNQVHANNHDILLSRKVDAVISILGDSAVEPKFKALRDAGIPVFTVDHVSKYSVNNTTSDNYTLGSTIGRYMADELGGKGNVAVFNAFSSSLRICGIRYDQWKYVLKDYPDIHIIQPELAEQFANSPEDARKKTLELLSQYPKGKLDAIHVACWDQPAIGIVQALEETGRDKDVKVTAIDAGPETLEIMAEPGSPFVANVAQQPHLIGQTSADNVARYFDKQKLPVQTFIPVVPVKGPQEAKAVYKQLGYGELQ from the coding sequence ATGTCGCAGAAAATGAAATTATTGCCCATCGCGCTGGGTCTGCTCTCGCTCGCCTCCGTTAACGCCCTGGCGGCCGATGCCTTATCGCTTCAGGGGAAAACTATCGGCGTCGCCGTTGTCGGCACGCAGCACTTCTGGGATCGTGAAGCCTATAAAGGTGCGACCGAAGAGGTAGAGAAACTGGGTGGTAAAGTGATCGGCGTCGACGGTGGTCGTGACAACCAGGTTCATGCCAATAACCACGATATTTTGCTGTCGCGAAAAGTCGATGCAGTAATTAGCATTCTGGGCGATAGCGCTGTTGAGCCTAAATTCAAAGCGCTGCGCGATGCGGGCATTCCGGTATTTACCGTTGACCACGTTTCAAAATACTCCGTCAATAACACCACTTCCGATAACTACACATTAGGCTCGACCATTGGTCGTTATATGGCCGATGAGCTAGGCGGCAAAGGCAACGTTGCAGTATTTAACGCCTTCTCCAGCTCCCTGCGTATTTGCGGCATTCGTTATGACCAGTGGAAATATGTCCTTAAGGATTACCCGGATATTCATATTATTCAACCAGAGCTGGCTGAACAGTTTGCCAACTCGCCGGAAGATGCGCGTAAGAAAACCCTCGAACTGCTGAGCCAATATCCAAAAGGTAAGCTCGACGCCATCCATGTTGCCTGCTGGGATCAGCCCGCTATCGGTATTGTCCAGGCGCTGGAAGAGACCGGTCGCGATAAAGACGTCAAAGTCACCGCCATCGATGCCGGCCCGGAAACGCTGGAAATCATGGCCGAGCCGGGCAGCCCGTTCGTTGCCAACGTCGCGCAGCAGCCGCACCTGATCGGCCAGACTTCCGCCGATAACGTCGCCCGCTACTTCGACAAGCAGAAACTGCCGGTACAAACCTTTATCCCGGTCGTCCCGGTGAAAGGTCCGCAGGAGGCGAAAGCGGTCTACAAACAGCTGGGATATGGCGAACTGCAGTGA
- a CDS encoding sugar ABC transporter ATP-binding protein: MNQISKSFANVTALNAVTLLLNPGEIHGLIGENGAGKSTLIKILAGVYQADSGNATLDGAPLPLGNPAAIEALGIRVIHQELNLIPHFTVAESVFLGQEYRTRWGALDRRRMNAATETFFRDSWQLEINPRRLIRDLSLAERKLVQIARALIDGAAKLVVFDEPTAPLEAQEASLVSSAILRLREQGIAILYISHYLNEIAALCDRGTVLRNGEVVGYPDRDLLQNTDALIKMMVGRDIEQLYTPRQSSAQAVDTAVPVLSVRHLSDGTQLNDISFDIQPGEIVGVAGLLGAGRDVLVDLLYGLRRARSGTISIDGESKRLRTPYQATRAGMALVPRDRRHQGLILPFSTADNINLASLPDTATFGWEHRGRALEKARSWIEQLSIRPGRPELPVRFMSGGNQQKAILARWLGTDARLFILDEPTLGVDIGARSDIYQRTRELADRGRGVLVSSSDAPELLGLCDRILVMWRGELVANLPTQGLTLDALLVTINGGQEQQV, encoded by the coding sequence ATGAACCAGATCAGCAAAAGCTTCGCCAACGTGACTGCATTAAATGCGGTCACGCTGCTTCTGAACCCTGGCGAAATTCACGGCCTGATCGGCGAGAACGGCGCGGGAAAATCGACGCTAATTAAAATTCTTGCGGGCGTCTATCAGGCCGATAGCGGCAACGCCACGCTCGACGGCGCACCTCTGCCGCTCGGCAATCCGGCGGCTATTGAAGCGCTGGGCATTCGCGTCATTCACCAGGAGCTCAACCTGATCCCGCACTTTACCGTCGCGGAATCGGTGTTCCTCGGCCAGGAGTACCGCACCCGCTGGGGCGCGCTGGACCGACGGCGGATGAATGCCGCGACCGAGACGTTTTTCCGCGACAGCTGGCAGCTGGAAATCAATCCGCGCCGCCTGATCCGCGATCTCAGCCTTGCCGAGCGCAAGCTGGTACAAATCGCCCGAGCGCTGATTGACGGCGCGGCAAAGCTGGTAGTGTTCGACGAACCCACCGCGCCGCTGGAAGCACAGGAAGCCAGCCTGGTCTCCTCTGCCATCTTGCGCCTTCGCGAGCAAGGGATCGCGATTCTTTATATTTCCCACTATCTCAACGAAATCGCCGCCCTTTGCGATCGCGGCACGGTGCTGCGTAACGGCGAGGTTGTCGGCTATCCCGACCGGGACCTCCTGCAGAATACCGATGCGCTAATCAAAATGATGGTCGGGCGCGATATCGAACAGCTCTATACCCCGCGTCAGAGCAGCGCTCAGGCAGTCGATACCGCCGTACCGGTGCTGTCGGTTCGCCATCTCAGCGACGGCACGCAATTAAACGATATTAGCTTTGATATTCAGCCCGGCGAGATCGTCGGCGTGGCGGGTCTGCTTGGCGCAGGGCGCGACGTGCTGGTCGATCTTCTCTACGGCCTGCGCCGCGCCCGTAGCGGCACGATTAGCATCGACGGTGAGTCGAAACGACTGCGCACGCCCTATCAAGCCACCCGCGCCGGGATGGCGCTGGTCCCGCGCGACCGTCGCCATCAGGGACTGATTCTCCCCTTCTCTACCGCCGACAATATTAACCTTGCCTCGCTGCCGGATACCGCCACCTTCGGCTGGGAACACCGAGGGCGGGCACTGGAAAAAGCGCGCAGCTGGATTGAACAGCTCTCCATCCGCCCCGGTCGCCCGGAGCTGCCGGTGCGCTTTATGAGCGGCGGCAACCAGCAAAAGGCGATTCTCGCCCGCTGGCTGGGCACAGACGCGCGGCTATTTATTCTTGATGAACCCACGCTCGGGGTCGATATCGGCGCGCGCAGCGATATTTATCAGCGCACCCGCGAACTGGCGGACCGCGGTCGCGGCGTGCTGGTCTCTTCCAGCGACGCACCGGAACTTCTGGGCCTTTGCGACCGCATTCTGGTGATGTGGCGCGGCGAGCTGGTGGCCAATCTTCCGACCCAGGGGCTGACGCTGGACGCGCTGCTGGTGACGATCAACGGTGGACAGGAACAACAGGTATGA
- a CDS encoding ABC transporter permease codes for MSAGIQRRPLTGITTLIEKFPLILFFALLVWLSLQSPFFLSWQNISMMLVQSVPLAILCFGLVCVIAVGGDDVVSGGIDLSLPAIAVLGVALLSLGMAEWNTPYLLLFLLLIAVCLACGAVNATLVLAAGLPPLLATLSTSVAFTGLTDLLTGQRRIAVNDPLMVAFRDNDLFGIPWPLIYLLAVFALFQFLLHHSRFGQHLQAVGGNRDMAQMSGLNVRRLTIIVWLLAGIAAGLAILPLLSQGSGSSSGTATPLLLETVLATFIGAAFSRRRVVTIWGALLGAVLVNALSNGLGLLGVNIFWMGAIKGGLILVVLAASAVRHKGGN; via the coding sequence ATGAGTGCAGGTATCCAGCGCCGCCCACTTACGGGCATAACGACGCTAATCGAAAAATTCCCCCTGATTCTCTTTTTCGCGCTGCTGGTCTGGCTCAGCCTCCAGTCGCCGTTTTTTTTAAGCTGGCAAAATATCAGCATGATGCTGGTGCAGAGCGTGCCGCTGGCGATCCTCTGCTTCGGCCTGGTCTGCGTCATCGCCGTCGGCGGCGATGATGTGGTCTCCGGCGGCATCGACCTCTCGCTGCCCGCCATCGCAGTACTCGGCGTAGCGCTGCTGAGCCTCGGCATGGCGGAGTGGAATACCCCCTATTTGCTGCTGTTTTTACTGCTGATTGCCGTCTGTCTGGCCTGCGGTGCGGTCAACGCCACCCTGGTGCTGGCGGCGGGCCTGCCACCGCTGCTGGCAACCCTGTCAACCTCCGTCGCCTTCACCGGGCTGACCGACCTGCTGACCGGGCAGCGGCGCATCGCGGTAAACGATCCGCTGATGGTGGCCTTTCGCGATAACGACCTGTTCGGTATTCCCTGGCCGCTTATCTATCTGCTGGCGGTCTTTGCGCTGTTTCAGTTTCTGCTCCACCACTCCCGCTTCGGCCAGCATTTACAGGCGGTAGGCGGCAATCGCGATATGGCACAGATGAGCGGACTCAATGTGCGCCGTTTGACCATCATCGTCTGGCTGCTGGCGGGGATCGCCGCCGGTCTGGCGATTTTACCGCTGCTCAGCCAGGGCTCCGGCAGCTCCAGCGGCACGGCAACGCCATTGTTGCTGGAAACCGTCCTTGCCACCTTTATCGGTGCGGCGTTCTCGCGGCGTCGCGTGGTCACCATCTGGGGCGCGCTGCTCGGCGCGGTGCTGGTCAACGCGCTCTCTAACGGGCTCGGCCTGCTGGGGGTGAACATATTCTGGATGGGCGCGATTAAAGGCGGCCTGATCCTCGTGGTGCTGGCGGCTTCGGCGGTCAGACATAAAGGAGGCAACTGA
- a CDS encoding ABC transporter permease — MSQLTLKTPSTGQTAANPLAWLSRAGFGVITLLAIALFGWANPVFLTFDNWANLLQGSAILLIVAMAMTLIVSAGAIDLSVGVALDFGAAFALVALKTWHLPWQAAVGCALLGGVIIGLLNAFLILICQIRPFLATLGTWFIASSAERIYTDGGGSISYRRMAPEYHDLAVGNIAGIPTPVVIVLVLWLAAWLITERTLFGKYVRAIGQNGEAARIAGIRDRRTMLWVLVAASALCAVGGVILSANLRQFTPLAGQAYLMDAIAAVFIGTAFNRLGRVSIAGTLGGVLFLAIIDNGLNLMGLNYLVKDALVGVILVVALALSFWQARLRQTHR, encoded by the coding sequence ATGAGCCAGTTGACGCTCAAGACCCCATCAACGGGGCAAACCGCAGCGAATCCGCTGGCGTGGCTGTCGCGGGCAGGATTCGGCGTGATTACTCTGCTGGCGATTGCCCTGTTCGGCTGGGCAAATCCGGTTTTTTTGACCTTTGATAACTGGGCGAATCTGCTGCAGGGCAGCGCGATCCTGCTGATTGTGGCGATGGCGATGACCCTTATCGTCAGCGCCGGGGCGATTGATCTCTCCGTCGGCGTGGCGCTTGATTTTGGCGCGGCTTTTGCGCTGGTGGCGCTGAAAACCTGGCACCTGCCGTGGCAGGCTGCGGTCGGCTGCGCGCTGCTCGGCGGGGTGATTATTGGCCTGCTGAACGCCTTCCTGATCCTTATCTGCCAGATTCGCCCGTTCCTCGCCACCCTCGGCACCTGGTTTATCGCCAGCAGCGCCGAGCGCATTTATACCGACGGCGGCGGCTCCATCTCTTATCGCCGGATGGCACCGGAATATCACGATCTGGCAGTCGGCAATATCGCCGGCATTCCAACGCCGGTGGTGATTGTGCTGGTGCTGTGGCTGGCGGCGTGGCTGATTACCGAACGTACACTGTTCGGCAAATACGTTCGCGCTATCGGTCAGAACGGCGAAGCGGCGCGTATCGCCGGAATTCGCGACCGCCGTACCATGCTGTGGGTGCTGGTGGCGGCCTCCGCCCTGTGCGCCGTCGGCGGCGTTATTCTTTCCGCCAACTTGCGCCAGTTTACGCCGCTGGCCGGTCAGGCCTATCTGATGGACGCTATCGCCGCGGTATTTATCGGCACCGCCTTTAACCGACTGGGCCGGGTCAGCATCGCCGGAACCCTCGGCGGCGTGCTGTTCCTCGCGATTATTGATAACGGCCTGAACCTGATGGGGCTTAACTATCTGGTGAAAGATGCGCTGGTTGGCGTGATTCTGGTCGTTGCGCTGGCCCTCTCCTTCTGGCAGGCGCGTCTGCGTCAAACCCATCGTTAA
- a CDS encoding carbohydrate kinase family protein, with the protein MATFDAAFVGLTILDIAGRPVIDIPPRGGVAFIEQIRLNPAGTAAGANINAAKLGIRTAAVACLGEDEKADFILASYARLGIDCSRVQRTALKETSATILPIRPNGERPALHCRGASDVLFIREEEFDAILDCRFLHHGGTGLLAAMDQGQSALLLQAAKARGVTTSFDLIAPNEHTLDLLRPLLPSVDYFMPSLEEAAYLSGQAQPEAIARFFFELGVGTCILKEGENGSWLLTRDGAVEHIAPYRVDAVDTTGCGDSYCGGFIAALARGLSVKEACEVASAVAALVATGMGSDAGVVDWQHTQAFMAANRR; encoded by the coding sequence ATGGCAACCTTTGACGCCGCCTTTGTCGGCCTGACTATTCTTGATATCGCCGGTCGCCCGGTTATCGACATCCCGCCGCGCGGCGGGGTAGCCTTTATTGAACAGATTCGCCTTAATCCCGCAGGAACCGCCGCCGGGGCCAACATTAACGCAGCCAAGCTGGGGATTCGTACCGCAGCGGTGGCCTGTCTGGGCGAAGATGAAAAAGCTGATTTTATCCTCGCCAGCTATGCGCGGCTGGGCATCGACTGCTCGCGGGTCCAGCGCACGGCACTGAAGGAAACGTCAGCGACCATCCTGCCGATTCGTCCTAACGGCGAGCGCCCGGCGCTGCACTGCCGGGGAGCTTCAGATGTCCTTTTCATCCGCGAAGAGGAGTTCGACGCGATTCTTGACTGCCGCTTCCTGCACCACGGCGGCACCGGCCTGCTGGCGGCGATGGACCAGGGGCAAAGCGCCCTTTTGCTGCAAGCGGCAAAGGCTCGCGGCGTCACCACCAGCTTTGATTTAATCGCGCCCAATGAGCACACCCTCGATCTGCTGCGCCCGCTGCTGCCGTCGGTGGACTACTTTATGCCTTCTCTTGAGGAGGCCGCGTATCTCTCTGGACAGGCGCAGCCGGAAGCGATCGCCCGCTTCTTCTTCGAACTTGGCGTCGGGACCTGCATTCTGAAAGAGGGTGAAAACGGCTCCTGGCTGCTGACCCGCGACGGCGCAGTCGAGCATATCGCGCCGTACCGGGTCGATGCTGTCGACACTACCGGCTGCGGCGACAGCTACTGCGGCGGCTTTATTGCCGCGCTGGCCCGTGGGTTAAGCGTCAAAGAGGCATGTGAGGTGGCTTCAGCCGTCGCCGCGCTGGTGGCGACCGGCATGGGATCGGATGCGGGCGTGGTCGATTGGCAGCATACTCAGGCATTTATGGCGGCTAACCGTCGCTGA
- a CDS encoding 2-hydroxyacid dehydrogenase, whose translation MKIVFTAEHAGDLSAFQQLGELRVEGWALGKPKLSAGQLIELAHDADVLVTSYDDVTEEVIAACPRLQVIACTRANPVNIDTKAAQARDIRVLYTPGRNADAAAELTLGLMLSLARHIPQSHAALKRGEFTNAENAAQATQSGLRRDVVWDVSPESPYEVFKGSELRNKTLGLIGYGNIGRRVARIARAFGMAVLVVDPFVAAEDINEPGLQKTTLEGLFREADIVSLHLSSGAHSDGLVNAQLLNSMKPGALLINTSRAAVVDEEALINALRHGPLGGAALDVYHREPLWRDHPFVTEFDNVIITPHIAGATRESIAKHTAMIAADLQRYVAGEPLLYQWR comes from the coding sequence ATGAAAATTGTTTTTACCGCCGAACACGCCGGCGATCTCAGCGCATTTCAGCAACTGGGTGAACTGCGGGTGGAAGGTTGGGCGCTGGGTAAACCGAAGCTGAGCGCAGGCCAACTGATTGAGCTGGCCCACGACGCTGACGTACTGGTGACCAGCTACGATGATGTGACGGAAGAGGTGATTGCCGCCTGTCCGCGTCTGCAGGTTATCGCCTGCACCCGCGCCAACCCGGTGAATATCGATACCAAAGCCGCGCAGGCGCGCGATATCCGCGTACTCTATACGCCGGGCCGCAACGCGGACGCCGCCGCAGAGCTGACGCTGGGGCTGATGCTGAGCCTGGCGCGGCATATTCCGCAATCGCACGCGGCGCTGAAGCGCGGTGAATTCACTAACGCCGAGAACGCCGCCCAGGCCACCCAGAGCGGGCTGCGCCGTGATGTGGTGTGGGACGTCAGCCCGGAAAGTCCTTATGAAGTGTTTAAAGGCAGCGAGCTGCGCAATAAAACCCTGGGGCTGATCGGCTATGGCAATATTGGCCGCCGCGTGGCGCGTATCGCCCGCGCCTTTGGCATGGCGGTGCTGGTGGTGGATCCGTTTGTCGCCGCCGAGGATATCAACGAGCCGGGGCTACAGAAAACGACGCTTGAGGGTCTGTTCCGTGAGGCGGATATTGTCAGCCTGCATCTGAGCAGCGGCGCGCATAGCGATGGCCTGGTGAACGCGCAGTTGTTGAATAGCATGAAGCCGGGGGCGCTGCTGATTAACACCTCTCGCGCTGCGGTGGTGGATGAAGAAGCGTTGATTAACGCGCTGCGCCATGGCCCGCTGGGCGGCGCGGCGCTGGATGTATACCATCGCGAGCCGCTGTGGCGTGACCATCCGTTTGTCACCGAGTTTGATAACGTGATTATCACCCCGCATATCGCCGGGGCGACGAGAGAAAGCATCGCTAAACATACGGCGATGATTGCCGCCGACCTCCAGCGTTATGTTGCCGGGGAGCCGCTGCTCTATCAGTGGCGTTAA
- a CDS encoding FGGY-family carbohydrate kinase, whose product MDFYLGIDIGTSRVKAVLFDEHFQACASAAQNTGPRLSANGHAEQDMAQLWQSVVTILREIAQHPALQKGRLRAIGLAGQGEGVWLSDAEGEPVGPGILWSDTRSRELMSELLNRPGFDRRFFDDTGTHLQPCNTSMQLCWLKHHQPERLAAARYLFFAKDWIRFRLTGVAALDLTDASTSLLNQQSGTLSGVVLSEMGLADLAHLFPPLLAPDAQAGTLREEVAALTGLPVATPVAAGALDVCSAALGCGAVNDGDIYTILGTTCCTGIVCHGRQTVNEGTRYVTHTEAGSFINLFPMQAGTPNIDWLQQQISLNPDLQQLEQNIASVEPGSGGVFWQPYLNGERAPFFSPEARAGYFGISQHTTRAELQRAVFEGLAYAIVDSLQGYPQGGELYLTGGGAASATWLQIIADCTGRTVVSSTFNELSARGAAILAARSVDALTRYPALEQTRYQPNPQAHSRYAALYPVYRLLREQMLPVWQARHEVLQRISQEQRI is encoded by the coding sequence ATGGATTTTTATCTCGGAATCGATATCGGCACCTCGCGGGTCAAAGCGGTGCTGTTTGATGAACATTTTCAGGCGTGCGCCAGCGCGGCGCAGAATACCGGCCCGCGCCTGTCCGCCAACGGTCACGCTGAGCAGGATATGGCCCAGTTGTGGCAATCGGTGGTGACGATTCTGCGCGAGATTGCTCAGCATCCGGCGCTGCAAAAAGGGCGTTTACGCGCAATTGGCCTTGCCGGGCAGGGCGAAGGCGTTTGGCTTAGCGACGCCGAGGGCGAACCGGTTGGGCCGGGTATCCTGTGGAGCGATACCCGCAGCCGCGAGCTTATGAGTGAACTGCTCAACCGCCCCGGTTTTGACCGCCGTTTCTTTGACGATACCGGCACCCATCTGCAACCCTGCAACACCAGCATGCAGTTATGCTGGCTCAAACATCATCAGCCCGAACGGCTGGCGGCGGCCCGCTATCTGTTTTTCGCTAAGGACTGGATCCGCTTTCGCCTCACCGGCGTTGCGGCGCTGGATCTCACCGATGCCAGCACCTCTTTGCTTAACCAGCAGAGCGGAACATTATCCGGGGTCGTGCTCAGTGAGATGGGGCTGGCGGATTTAGCCCATCTGTTCCCGCCGCTGCTGGCACCGGACGCGCAGGCAGGTACGCTGCGGGAAGAGGTCGCGGCGCTGACCGGGCTTCCCGTTGCTACGCCGGTGGCGGCTGGCGCGCTCGACGTGTGCAGCGCGGCGCTGGGCTGCGGAGCGGTGAACGACGGCGACATCTATACCATTCTCGGCACTACCTGCTGTACCGGCATCGTTTGCCACGGTCGTCAAACGGTCAACGAGGGGACGCGCTACGTCACTCACACCGAGGCGGGCAGCTTTATTAACCTTTTTCCGATGCAGGCCGGAACGCCAAACATCGACTGGCTCCAGCAGCAGATTTCGCTAAACCCCGATTTACAGCAACTGGAACAGAACATCGCCAGCGTTGAGCCGGGCAGCGGCGGCGTCTTCTGGCAGCCCTATCTCAACGGCGAACGCGCGCCGTTCTTTAGCCCCGAAGCGCGGGCCGGGTATTTTGGCATTAGCCAACACACCACTCGCGCGGAGCTACAGCGGGCAGTATTTGAAGGGCTGGCTTACGCTATCGTCGACTCGCTTCAGGGTTATCCGCAGGGCGGTGAGCTGTACCTGACCGGCGGCGGGGCGGCGTCAGCGACCTGGCTGCAAATTATCGCCGACTGCACCGGCAGAACGGTGGTCTCCAGTACTTTTAACGAGCTTAGTGCGCGCGGCGCGGCGATTCTGGCGGCGCGCAGCGTCGATGCGCTGACTCGCTACCCCGCACTTGAGCAGACTCGTTATCAACCTAATCCGCAGGCGCATAGCCGTTATGCTGCTCTGTATCCGGTTTATCGCCTGCTGCGCGAGCAGATGCTCCCGGTCTGGCAGGCCCGCCACGAGGTGCTTCAACGTATTTCTCAGGAACAACGCATATGA
- a CDS encoding methylthioribulose 1-phosphate dehydratase, whose product MWQERLAQLVTTCHWIGAKGWAPATGGNMSVRQDETWCWLSESGRDKGSLTTEDFLQVEIASNKAPSGRKPSAETGLHTLVYRLFPEANFVLHVHTVNATVLSRIEKSGTLALQGYEMQKTLTGQHSHLDTVPVAIFDNDQDIDALAARIEDYAQTNPLRYGFLLRGHGLTCWGKDINEARRQLEGLEFLFECELMRRRYERD is encoded by the coding sequence ATGTGGCAAGAAAGACTCGCGCAACTGGTCACCACCTGTCATTGGATCGGCGCGAAAGGCTGGGCACCGGCCACCGGCGGCAATATGTCGGTGCGTCAGGACGAGACCTGGTGCTGGCTCAGCGAGTCGGGACGCGATAAAGGCAGCCTGACGACGGAAGATTTTCTCCAGGTTGAGATCGCCAGCAATAAAGCGCCTTCCGGGCGTAAACCTTCCGCCGAAACCGGCCTGCATACCCTGGTATATCGCCTGTTCCCGGAGGCCAACTTTGTGCTGCACGTGCATACCGTCAACGCCACCGTGCTGTCGCGCATTGAAAAAAGCGGCACCCTGGCGCTGCAGGGTTATGAGATGCAGAAAACCCTGACCGGTCAGCATAGCCACCTTGATACCGTACCGGTGGCGATTTTCGATAACGACCAGGATATCGACGCCCTGGCGGCGCGCATTGAAGACTATGCGCAGACCAACCCGCTGCGTTACGGCTTCCTGCTGCGCGGCCACGGCCTGACCTGCTGGGGCAAAGACATTAACGAGGCCCGTCGTCAGCTGGAAGGACTGGAATTTCTGTTCGAGTGCGAGCTGATGCGTCGCCGCTACGAGCGCGACTAA
- the codB gene encoding cytosine permease, translated as MSNSNDFPLVEAPASGRKGVFSISMVLFSFTFFTGTMFAGGKLGVSFSIVNLLWIAVIGNFLLALYAASLGWIAARSGLNTVLMGRFCFGEIGSKLADFILGFAELGWYAWGTATVAISLVKILALPEAMTIPLMILFGILFCVTALVGYKGLDALSRISVPLMFILLVISMYLAAHHAGGWQAMTKIEPGETMTWSAAITMVFGTFASGATQATNWTRLANSSRTAIVASMSSFLVGNGLMIVAGAWCAIVYQQADIVEVLILQGLSVAAVVMLCLNLLTIQGPTIYNVSAAACHLLRSERRRTLTVVAAGVGILLAIGGMYEMLIPFLVLLGSIIPPIGGVILADYWFYRGGRYPLLQTARLPRFNWLGLSAYAVGAVVAYLSPWIAPLVGISVSALVYIALTRLSKRQPAADSVAEQ; from the coding sequence ATGTCAAACAGCAATGATTTTCCGCTCGTCGAAGCGCCTGCCTCAGGGCGCAAAGGCGTATTTTCGATCTCCATGGTCCTGTTCAGCTTCACCTTTTTTACCGGCACGATGTTCGCGGGCGGTAAGCTTGGCGTCTCTTTTTCGATTGTGAACCTGCTATGGATTGCGGTTATCGGTAACTTTCTGCTGGCGCTATACGCCGCATCGCTCGGCTGGATTGCCGCGCGCAGCGGGCTGAATACCGTGCTGATGGGGCGCTTTTGCTTTGGGGAAATCGGCAGCAAGCTCGCCGATTTTATTCTCGGTTTCGCCGAGCTGGGCTGGTACGCCTGGGGTACCGCGACGGTCGCCATCTCGCTGGTCAAAATCCTCGCCCTGCCCGAGGCGATGACCATTCCGCTGATGATCCTGTTCGGGATCCTGTTCTGCGTCACCGCGCTGGTGGGCTATAAAGGGCTGGATGCGCTGTCGCGTATTTCGGTGCCGCTGATGTTTATTCTACTGGTGATTTCTATGTATCTAGCCGCCCATCACGCCGGTGGCTGGCAGGCGATGACCAAAATCGAACCGGGCGAAACCATGACCTGGTCGGCGGCGATCACCATGGTGTTCGGCACCTTCGCCAGCGGCGCAACCCAGGCGACGAACTGGACCCGACTGGCCAACTCCAGCCGCACCGCTATCGTCGCCAGTATGAGTAGCTTCCTCGTCGGCAACGGGTTGATGATTGTTGCCGGGGCGTGGTGCGCTATCGTCTACCAGCAGGCCGACATTGTAGAAGTGCTGATTTTGCAGGGGCTGTCCGTCGCCGCGGTGGTGATGCTGTGCCTCAACCTGCTGACGATTCAGGGGCCGACTATCTATAACGTCTCGGCTGCCGCCTGCCATCTGCTGCGCAGCGAACGCCGCCGTACCCTGACCGTGGTCGCCGCTGGCGTCGGCATTCTGCTGGCCATTGGCGGGATGTACGAAATGCTGATCCCGTTCCTGGTGCTGCTAGGTAGTATCATCCCGCCTATCGGCGGCGTCATTCTCGCCGACTATTGGTTCTATCGCGGCGGGCGCTATCCGCTGCTGCAAACCGCCCGTTTACCGCGCTTTAACTGGTTGGGGCTCAGTGCCTACGCCGTCGGCGCGGTGGTGGCTTACCTGTCGCCGTGGATTGCACCGCTGGTGGGGATTTCCGTCTCCGCGCTGGTCTACATCGCCCTGACCCGCCTGAGCAAACGCCAGCCCGCCGCTGACTCAGTTGCGGAACAGTAA